The genomic window GCCGACATAGTTTTAATTTGTGCTCCGGGCACCATACCCGGCATGGATTTTGAGCTTTGCCGTCGTCAGATAGAGGCAATTCATGAAACGGGGAAAATGGCTATGACAGCTATAGGAACTTCTCAGGAAGGGTCAAGCCGCAAGGTGATAGAACAAATTGCTTTGATGTCAAAAATGGCCGGGGCGGACATACAGCACATAGGAGATGCCGGCTACAGCGGCATAGCTCTACCTGAAAACATAATGGCTCTTTCCATTGCAATAAGGGGAAAGAGGCACACATACAGGAGAATGGGATATTCATTAAGAAAATAAAGTGGTCGGCGGTGGTTCACCGCCGGTTTTTTATGTTTTTTTATTTGGAATATATATCACAAAAAATTTAATGAGTATCTCCATTTTTAAATAAATTTTGTTTTCAAGTATTTTTTATTATTTATTCTTAATTCCGAAGATGATATCATAAAAAGTGTATTATTTTAATGAAATTGATATACTCCTCCTCGGGCAGCTTGACATTGAAAGATTTCTCCATGGGCGTCAGAGCTTCCTTAATTATATCAAAATCACTTTTATATTGTTTCGCTAAAGATTGTTTCGCTAAAGTATCAGTTTGAACGGCAGTATTCCCATGTTTTGGAAGACTGCCAGTCATCATTTTTTCTATAGCACAGGCGAGATGCAGAACCAACCCCACCAGCATATCTTCGTTTAAATTTATTCCATGAGCTTTCAAGCTTTTATACAGATCAATAAATCCGTCAATATACTTTTCCGCATCAATTTCTATATTTTCCCTTATGACATCCCTCATCCGGTTCAGAATCACTATATTTTCATCTTTTTCATCGGATTGTTTGGAACAGGCGAGTTTTAAAATCAAGTCATCCACTTTACCCTCGATAAGATCCTTCGGAGAAATATATGTCAGCGTTTCATCGTCCGGCTTAATAGCGCTTATTACCGCAATTATATTTTTTTCCCGTTTTATTTGAGAAAGCTTTCTATTGTATTCTTCAATAGAAGCAATGTCTATCGGAATTATATCCGCTTTTTTGTCGCTATCTTTTATAAGCTTCTCCAGTATGTTTTTCATCTTTACGGCAGCGCCGGTACCCGTTATACACGCCGTTATAATGACATCATCCTTTATTCTGCTCTCATAGGCTGTACCGCTCATGTATATGCGCCCCAGATATGGACTTAAGTTAACAACCGAATAATACACCTCTTCAAGGCTAGACATCATCAGCGCCTTTCTGGCGGCTTCCAGCACCATGGGAGTGCTCACCATTTCTACTGTTTTTATGGGTATGCCGGTTCTTTCATATATCATATCCCCGAAGAATACCAGGGAACCCATATCCACCAGCATCAACACTCCCCTGCCCTCGTTGACTTCTCGTGCCAGCTGCGTGAGGTTTTTCAGTGCAGTCTCAGGTTTCTGATCGAGAGGCATGTTGTAACCCACTGCGTGCTTTTCCCCCAGCAGTCTTGCAGCCACATTCCACCATGGAAGTTGCAGTGCTATCACCGTGCATCGCAACGATAACGCCCACTCTGGCATGATCTTTTTTATGAGCGTAATCATCCAGTACCAAAAACATGGTAATAAATCCAATTTCATCTTCCGGCACATCAATCCCGAAATTTTCTTTGAGGGACCGCCCCAGAATTGAAGCAACGCCGAATTCTACAGGATATGATTTTTTTATCTCATCCAGATGAGGGTTGAATATGGATTTGCCGTTTCTAATTCTTTCCAGGGTGCTGGAAATATGGATGGACATACCGTAAAGTATTTTTTCGGCAAAAGTTTTTTTCATTTTTTCTGAGGCAAAGTAAAGAAAGTTTCTCGTAATCTCTACAATTTTTTTGTCAACTATCTTATACAATTGTTCCACGTTTTCTCCGTCGAGCTTTGACATGTATTTTCTGATGAATGTCTCTATATCCAGGCTTAAAATAAGATTTATATCGTTTTCGTTAAGCCCTTTTTCTTTCAATAACCACATTTTTTCTTCCAGAGCTTCGTAAATATTGAATGAATCGGAAGGTTTTACAGTATTCACGTTTTCTCCATCCGACTCGAATACTATCGATTCATCCCCAATTCCCAACTGCCGCAGGTTTTGTCGGAATTCCTTGTATCGAAGGAGACCCGTGCGGACATATTCTGGAAGATCTTCACTGTGAATAATCAGTCCAGTGTCTTTATTTGACATATACTGGATGAAAGCTCTCGCACAGCTGAGCTTAATATCGGTTTTAAGTTGACCTATGTTATTAGGGCAGTCATATAGCAAAAAGGCTTTTATGGAGTTGGCGGAAACTGTAATTTTGGTTTTTAAATAATCCGCCTCCTCCTTGAAAAAGGCTTTGATGAGCTGCCAGCGCTCACTTAAGGTTCGTTCCCTCAGGGACGGAAGTTTTATAATCATGGGGATCCGGCGTATAAATGTACGCAATAAAGCGGATTCCAGGTTTTCGGTGGTGGCGCAAATGATCAAGACCCGAGCTCTGTGAGTGGCGTCAATTTCGCCAAGGCTCCTGTACATTCCCTTATCAATAAGGTAAAACAACATTTCCTGTCCTTCCGGGGGCAGGCGGTGGACTTCGTCAAGAAAGAGAATACCGCCGCTGGCTTTTTCGACAAGGCCGGCCCTGTCTCTGTCGGCACCGGTATAAGACCCCTTTTTACCCCAAATAACTGGGATATCAAGAGCTGGGGATTATGAGCATAATCCGCGCAGTTAAAATAAATAAACGGAGCGTTGGCCCCCAGCCGACCAATTTCCTGGGCGTAATTGAACATGGCCTCAGCAAACATGGACTTTCCTGTGCCGGTCTCTCCAAGCAGCAAAGTATGAAGGCCCATGGGAGGATACATCATGGCGGCTTTTGCCTGTAAAACGGCGGTCCTCAGGCTTTCTTTCGCACCGATGATTTCATCCAGTGCGGTTGACTTCAAAGGACTCGTTTGATTTTTCCCGCTCCCATTATCGTCCTTTGCCATGATCCTGTATAAAACCGGTTTTCCTTCGATTTTTTCGATCCTGTTTTCTTTTACAAGCAGGTTTAAATCGTTTGACGCATTGGGCCGGTGAATGCTCAGCCGCCTGGCGATTTCCTCGGTGCAGACCCCTGAAATTTTTCCCGTACTTTTTAACTGTTCCTCGCATAATTCCTTCACAGTTTCAAAAACCTTTTCAATTCTCTTCATAAAAAATTCCCCCTTTTTGTATTTTAACATAATTCTGGGGGATTGGAAAATACAGATTAATACACTGTTTCATTAATTATAGATTAAATCGCTTCAAACAACAGCATCTATAGCTTTTCTTATATGCCCCTCATTTTTCTCCAGTAGTTTCTCCGCTTCATCTTTGCGCAAACCTGTAAAGATCATAACAATTGCCAGTTTAACGTTAAATTCTGTTTCTTCCAGAGCCTTCTCTATAATATCCTCCCCGGCACCGGTAGCCTGTTTTACTATTCTCCTGGCCCGCTGCACCAGTTTTTCGTTTGTGGCCCGGACATCCACCATGAGGTTGCTGTATACTTTGCCCAGTTTAATCATGACACCGGTGGAAATCATGTTGAGCACAAGTTTCTGGGCTGTACCGGCTTTCATGCGGGTGGAGCCGGTAATAACTTCGGGACCGACGACAGGGGTAATCATTATATCAGCGTATTTTTCCATAAGGTTTTCAGGAGTGCAGCAAATGCCGACAGTTAAAACGCCAATGCTTCGGGCGTATTCCATGGCTCCCAGGACATAAGGCGTCCTACCGCTGGCCGCAAGGCCCACCACCGCATCTTTCGAACTCAAATTTTTGCCCATTAAATCTATTTTGCCCTGCCCTGCATCATCTTCGACGCCTTCCATGGACTTCCGAATGGCAGTATCACCGCCGGCGATGATACCCTGGACCATTTCCGGGTCCACGCCGTATGTTGGCGGGCATTCGGAAGCGTCAAGCACCCCCAGCCGGCCGCTGGTACCTGCTCCGATGTAAAACAGTCTGCCCCCTTCCCGAAGCCTTTGAGCTATCACATCCACCGCCTTTGCGATATTAGGTATCTCTTTTTCCACTGCCAGCGGGACTTTTTTATCCTCGTTATTTATTTTTTTCAGCATTTCCTTGGTTTCCAGCATATCAATATCCATTGTATCGGGATTTCTTCCCTCGGTTACAAGTTTTGCCAGGTCCATTGTTTCAACCCTTTCTGAATCTAAATTTAGTCCCGGGATTTATTTGACTGACAAGAATATGTTCATCCTCAGGAATGAAGCCTACCACATTTACCCTCCCGTCAGCCGGCAGGTCTTTTAATACTATCTGGAGCTCTCCTGAATATCTCAGGTATTTTTCATTATCGATGGTTACACTGAAAGCTCGACGTTCCACGGTATTCCTGGGTTTGATTTTTTCTCCTATTTTCGCATATCCCCGGGACTCCTCTGATCTTATTATAATGTCCGATGTATCAAGCCTATTAGTATGCACCGGAGCAAAAACAATGTTTTTTTCTTCGCAACTTATACCAGGTGTTAGTTCTATGGAAAGGTCAATGATTTCAGGATCTATATCCATCACTTCTTTTATTTCACTGTAGGAAGCATATGCGTCGCCGAAATACACGCCGTCTATCAGGCAGGTATATATCAGATGCCTCGCCGCAATGCCGGGTTTTATATTCCTATGCATTTCCAGGGTCGGCAGACCATCATATATGGGACCTCTGCGCCCTTCCCGGGATGGTATGAAAGCATAGACTGGAAGCCCGAAACTTTTGAGAAGTTTGGTCTTCTCAAAGAAAAATTTATAAGAAAGCCCGGTTTCCGGCCTTGGATAGAAATTGTGGCAGGAAGATATTCTGGTAAAATCGGCTTCAAACTTTTTTAATGCCTCCAGTTGTGCGGGTGTTATAGTGCTGGCATTTATCTGTATTTTTATATCAAATTCATTGCGGGTCATTGTCGAGATTTCTTCAAGGTCAAAGCCGTAGTCTACCCTGATGCAATTCACTCCACTCTCGCTGAAAGTTTTAAGATTGTCGACAGAGGAGTTCAGCACATTCATGGTATATGGCGATATATCGACGGTGAAGTTCATTCCCCGGGACTTAACCTCTTTTGCCAGAGCAAAAAATTCATCGAGTTTTTCTTCGTAATTTATCTCGGGTAAGTGCAGTGAAGTAAACACGGAATTCATGCCATGTTGTCTTGCCATATCGATATAATTTATATTTTGATGAAAATTATAATCTTTTGTAAGGTAAACCGACATGCCGAAATCCATTTATGCGTCGCTCCTCAAAACAGATTACGCATTGAAGGAGAATCCGTTGTTTTTTCGCCACATCTTCTTCCACGGGATCGTCAAACCCCAGAAGATAGGTGGCAATAAAGCCCATTATATATGATATCACCAGACCCAACAAATAGTAAATTATTTTATCGGGTTGTATCAAGGCTGCCAGCGGGATACCCGAAATACCCAGACCTTTTGCTCCCACTGTAAACAATGCCTGGAAGGCTCCACCAAATGCGCCTCCTATGCATGCGCCTATAAAAGGTCTTCCAAGAGGCAATGTAACGCCGTAAATAAGAGGTTCGCCTATTCCGAGAATGCCTACCAGTATGGATCCCTCGATAATCTTTTTGAGCTGTTTGCTCCTGGTCTTTACGTAGACTGCCAGGGCGGCCCCCACCTGTCCGGCACCCGCCATGGCTAGGATAGGCAGAAGCACCGTTACCCCGGTAGATTCAATCAGCTGGACATGGATGGGAGTCAAGCCCTGATGAAGTCCGGTCATTACGAGAGGCAAGAATGTGCCTGACAGAATGAATCCTGTAATAAAACCGGCTTTCCCCGCTATTGCCACTTTGACAGCATTTCCAATACCATCTGCAATGACTCCGCCCAGGGGCTGCAGCACATACAGTGTGGCAAATCCCGCAATGAGAATGGTTAACAGCGGTGTAGCAAGAAGTTCAATAGTATTGGGCATTCTCTTCCGTATACTTTTCTCGAGGAAGCTGGCAAAAGCGGCAGCTATAAGCACCGAAATAATACCGCCCCTGCCGATAGTTAATGCCTTGCCCGAAATCTGAATATTGGCCAGAGCAGGATTGTAGATGATGCCTGCGATAATTCCGCCTATAGTGGGTGAGCCGCCGAACTCCCGGGCGGTATTCATACCCACCATAATACCCATGTAGGTAAATATGGTGCTTCCCAGCAGGCCAAGCATGGCCAGCAGGTTTTTATCGGCGATCCACTGGAATTTGGTAGCCACATTGGTAATGCCCAGGATCAAGCCTCCGCCGATGAGGCCGGGTATTAATGGGATGAATATGCTGGCTATGCGCTTGAGCATCAGTTTAAAAGGCGTTTTATTTTTTTCATCTATAGCACTTTTTATTTCTCTGGCATCACCGAGCTTCATTCCCACCATTTTTGACAGCTCTCCTGCTACTTTAGCGGCTGCTCCGGGACCAAGCACTATCTGAATTCCCTCACCATTGTCAAGTAGTTTTATTACGCCGCTTACGGCATTTACCCCTTCTTTTTTTACCCGGGATTTATCCTTTACTTCGACTCTTAAACGGGTCATGCAATTGGTTATAGATATTATATTTTCTTTTCCACCGAGATTTTCCAGAATGGAAACGGCCATATCTTTTTCTCTAGACACTATACTCTACCTCCTGTTTTTTTCAAATTATCTTTTCTACAAAAATGCGTTCAAATGTAGACATGTTATCTTAAAAAGGCGTGATTAGTAAGTAATGATCACCTCCGGACTCATAGATTTTTCTTGTAAAGATTTCACCCCCGGAAATATTTTTTCAGCATTGACATGTTAAAAATGAAAAATTGTTTCATGCATGGCTAAAAAAAATTAGTACTTTCTTATAGAAACAGCCTCGCTGGTATTTTCCAGGTATTTTACTATTTCGTCGTACTTTCTGCAGGCGATGATGGAAAATAAAATATCTATCGCATTCAACTGGGCCATCCGGGATGCCATGGCGGCGCTTCTAAAAATTGCTTCATTAGACGTAATGAATAGCTTTATATCAGATACAAGGGTTATTGGCGAATTTCCGAATCGGGTAATGCATATGGTGGTGGCTCCCGCATTTCTAGCAAGCTTCAGGGCGTCGACGGTGTCCGCCGTCTGACCGGAATAGGATATACCTACAGCCACATCGTCTTTTGTCAGATTCGCTGCCGATACCAGCTGCATGTGGGAATCAGTATATGCGGTGCAGGATTTATTTATCCTCATGAATTTGTGCATGGCATCCTGAGCTACAATGGCCGATGCCCCAACTCCGTAAAAATCTATCTTTTTGGCTTCCAGCAGTGCATCTACGGCTTTCTTGACCTCTTGACGGTTTATCACATCCATGGTACTTTCTATAGCCTGCATGTTGTTCTTGGATATTTTTGCTATTATTGTCTCGATATCATCATCGGCGCTTACAACGCCCTGAATCTTTCTCATTTTAAAGGCTATGTCCGACGAAATCTTTATCTTTAAATCCTGATAGCCTTTATATCCTAAAGTTCTGCAAAATCTCACTACACTGGCCTCGCTGGTCTTGCACCTTTTGGCCAGCTCCGAGATCGGTATGTCACAAAGATCCTGCGGACTTTTCAAAATATAGTCGGCAATCTTTTTTTCCGATGGCTTTAGATTATTGATAATTGCCTGGATTTTTTCAAGATCTCCCGGCATGGTTTCACCTCCGTCTTCAGAAGTCAGAGGCCGGAAGTCAGATTAAGTTGGATTTGCCGAAAAAGCTAATCTTCTATTCCAACCTCTTTTGTGAGTCAAGGGGGTTCCTGTTACTTATACCAAAATAATTTCTATATAAGTTATATTCTATATAAAACGTAAAAATCCTTCTTATAAATAAATTTTTTATGAAATTTTATTTCATCTTCTGCATGAATTTCTCCAATACCTTCAGATGTCAGTCAGTGGATGGTCGCCAACTACCAAAAATTTTAATGCCTTACATCCCCCTTGAGGGATACTCCGGGCAGTAGTTTGTAAAACAAAGAACCGGTGGACTTTTTGATCCACCGGTTTTATAACAAAAAACTACTCCCATTGTCTATTTACATAGGCCTTATCCAGAACGCATCGATCTGCAAGAGGGTTTGACCGAGCCCCGAGTAATGCATGTGGGATTCGATGATGCCCGGGATCACGGTTTTTTGCTCCAGATCTCTAACCTATGTGTTTTTATCAATGTAATTTTTGACTTCTTCATCATTTCCCACATAGATCAATTTGTCGCCTTTTACTGCCAGCGCCGTGGCTTTAGGACTTTTTTTATCGACGGTATATATGTTGCCGTTTACAAAGACCTTATCTGCCTTTTGGGTCTGTGCAAAAATCATAGGAGAACACAAACTTATCATCAGCATCACCAAAATAAGTATACACCTACTTCATTTTAACATTCATCAGCACATCTCGGCCTTTCATTACCTCTTTTTCCCCGGTGAATTCTATCTCTTTTATACCGTCACCTTCGGGCAAAACTATGGGGCTTTTAAGGGAGTAATTGTTTTTTGCGATGAGCTTCATGTCAAACTCTATCAATGGCTCTCCGGTCTTCACATCCTGGCCTTCAGTTACCAGGATGATAAAACCTTCACCTTTTAGATTAACCGTGTCAATGCCTATGTGGATAAGGACCGCAAGGCCCTCTTTTGATTCTACCACTAGCGCATGGCCGGTGGAAAATACCTGTTTAACTCTACCATCAAATGGGGCTACTACAATCCCTTCCGACGGTTCAATGGCCATGCCGTCGCCTACCATTTTCTGGGCAAAAACTTCATCGGGAAGGTCCGACAGGTTGAGGACCTTGCCGCTCATAGGTGCTTTGATTATAACATGATTGTTGTTGTTATTGTTGCCGAAAATGCCGAATAGCAACTGCAAATCCTCCTCAAGTTTTATAAGTTTTATATTAAATCAACCGTGACAAAGTATAAATATATTTTACAGCACTTTTTTCATTTCTTCCACTATTAGTTCCGCTTCTGTACCCACCACCACCTGGAGGTTGCCGCCTCCCAGTTTCATGACGCCGGTGGCTCCGGCCCGCTTTAATGCAGGCTCATCGACGATAGACTCATCGTCCACCGAAAGTCTTATTCTGGTGATGCAAGCATCGATAGCCTTTATGTTTTCCTTACCGCCCAGGGCTGTAAGAATCCTGGATGCCCTATCACTCATCTTTATTTCTTTTACGGTTGCTTCAGTAGCTTCGCCTTCGAGGCGGCCCGGTGTGGGCAGGTCAAATTTTCTTATGATGTATCTGAATACCGCATAATACAGCGCACCATATACTATACCGATAGGTATCAGCAGTATGGGTTTTGTGGCAAGGCCGTAATTCAACACATAGTCGATGAGGCCTGCCGAAAAACCGAAACCGTCTTTAATCCCCAGCGCCCAGGTGAGGGCCAGGGAGACACCTGTGAGGAGGGCATGGGTAAGATAAAGCACCGGAGCCAGGAACATAAAAGCAAACTCTATGGGTTCAGTGATGCCCGTAAGGAATGATGTGAGCGCAGCGCTAATGAGAACACCGCTGACCGCCCTTCGCTGGGACTCTTTTGCCTCATGCAACATAGCGATACAGGCGGCAGGCAGGCCGAACATCATGATGGGGAAAAACCCCGTCATGAAGATGCCTGCATTGGGATCTCCTGCAAAGAACCTGTTCAAATCACCAGTCACTACCTGCCCGGCACTGTTGGTAAACTCGCCGAATACAAACCACACAAGGCTGTTTATCACATGATGCAGACCAAAGGGAATCAAAAGCCTGTTTAAAGTGCCGTATACGAATACTCCCAGAGCTCCGGCACCTATAGCCCACTCACCCGCGGCATAAATGGCCTTTTGAATGGGAGGCCATATCAAGCCGAAAAGAATACCTAACACCAGCATAGCACCGGAAGTTACGATGGGGATAAAGCGCCTTCCGCCGAAAAATCCTAAAAAGGTCGGTAGCTTTATATCCTTGTATTTGTTATATAAGGAAGCCGCTACAATACCCGTTATAATTCCGCCCAGAACTCCCATGTTTATATCCTTGTTCATGGCTGTGAGGACCGATGAGAGCACATAGTATCCTACGCCGCCCGCCAGTGCCGCCGCACCTGCGCCCCCGGCAAGACCCATGGAGACGCCCAGGGCGAAGATCACAGGAAGGTTGCCGAAGATGGCATTGCCGCCCGCCATTATGACGGGGATGTTAAATACATCCGGAGCACCAAGCCGGAGTAACAGCGCCGCTGCCGGCAG from Biomaibacter acetigenes includes these protein-coding regions:
- a CDS encoding PTS sugar transporter subunit IIA; its protein translation is MLFGIFGNNNNNNHVIIKAPMSGKVLNLSDLPDEVFAQKMVGDGMAIEPSEGIVVAPFDGRVKQVFSTGHALVVESKEGLAVLIHIGIDTVNLKGEGFIILVTEGQDVKTGEPLIEFDMKLIAKNNYSLKSPIVLPEGDGIKEIEFTGEKEVMKGRDVLMNVKMK
- a CDS encoding PTS transporter subunit EIIC, with the protein product MSREKDMAVSILENLGGKENIISITNCMTRLRVEVKDKSRVKKEGVNAVSGVIKLLDNGEGIQIVLGPGAAAKVAGELSKMVGMKLGDAREIKSAIDEKNKTPFKLMLKRIASIFIPLIPGLIGGGLILGITNVATKFQWIADKNLLAMLGLLGSTIFTYMGIMVGMNTAREFGGSPTIGGIIAGIIYNPALANIQISGKALTIGRGGIISVLIAAAFASFLEKSIRKRMPNTIELLATPLLTILIAGFATLYVLQPLGGVIADGIGNAVKVAIAGKAGFITGFILSGTFLPLVMTGLHQGLTPIHVQLIESTGVTVLLPILAMAGAGQVGAALAVYVKTRSKQLKKIIEGSILVGILGIGEPLIYGVTLPLGRPFIGACIGGAFGGAFQALFTVGAKGLGISGIPLAALIQPDKIIYYLLGLVISYIMGFIATYLLGFDDPVEEDVAKKQRILLQCVICFEERRINGFRHVGLPYKRL
- a CDS encoding DUF871 domain-containing protein, giving the protein MDFGMSVYLTKDYNFHQNINYIDMARQHGMNSVFTSLHLPEINYEEKLDEFFALAKEVKSRGMNFTVDISPYTMNVLNSSVDNLKTFSESGVNCIRVDYGFDLEEISTMTRNEFDIKIQINASTITPAQLEALKKFEADFTRISSCHNFYPRPETGLSYKFFFEKTKLLKSFGLPVYAFIPSREGRRGPIYDGLPTLEMHRNIKPGIAARHLIYTCLIDGVYFGDAYASYSEIKEVMDIDPEIIDLSIELTPGISCEEKNIVFAPVHTNRLDTSDIIIRSEESRGYAKIGEKIKPRNTVERRAFSVTIDNEKYLRYSGELQIVLKDLPADGRVNVVGFIPEDEHILVSQINPGTKFRFRKG
- a CDS encoding MurR/RpiR family transcriptional regulator, which encodes MPGDLEKIQAIINNLKPSEKKIADYILKSPQDLCDIPISELAKRCKTSEASVVRFCRTLGYKGYQDLKIKISSDIAFKMRKIQGVVSADDDIETIIAKISKNNMQAIESTMDVINRQEVKKAVDALLEAKKIDFYGVGASAIVAQDAMHKFMRINKSCTAYTDSHMQLVSAANLTKDDVAVGISYSGQTADTVDALKLARNAGATTICITRFGNSPITLVSDIKLFITSNEAIFRSAAMASRMAQLNAIDILFSIIACRKYDEIVKYLENTSEAVSIRKY
- the murQ gene encoding N-acetylmuramic acid 6-phosphate etherase; protein product: MDLAKLVTEGRNPDTMDIDMLETKEMLKKINNEDKKVPLAVEKEIPNIAKAVDVIAQRLREGGRLFYIGAGTSGRLGVLDASECPPTYGVDPEMVQGIIAGGDTAIRKSMEGVEDDAGQGKIDLMGKNLSSKDAVVGLAASGRTPYVLGAMEYARSIGVLTVGICCTPENLMEKYADIMITPVVGPEVITGSTRMKAGTAQKLVLNMISTGVMIKLGKVYSNLMVDVRATNEKLVQRARRIVKQATGAGEDIIEKALEETEFNVKLAIVMIFTGLRKDEAEKLLEKNEGHIRKAIDAVV
- the nagE gene encoding N-acetylglucosamine-specific PTS transporter subunit IIBC yields the protein MKNQLGNLQKLGKALMAPVAVLPAAALLLRLGAPDVFNIPVIMAGGNAIFGNLPVIFALGVSMGLAGGAGAAALAGGVGYYVLSSVLTAMNKDINMGVLGGIITGIVAASLYNKYKDIKLPTFLGFFGGRRFIPIVTSGAMLVLGILFGLIWPPIQKAIYAAGEWAIGAGALGVFVYGTLNRLLIPFGLHHVINSLVWFVFGEFTNSAGQVVTGDLNRFFAGDPNAGIFMTGFFPIMMFGLPAACIAMLHEAKESQRRAVSGVLISAALTSFLTGITEPIEFAFMFLAPVLYLTHALLTGVSLALTWALGIKDGFGFSAGLIDYVLNYGLATKPILLIPIGIVYGALYYAVFRYIIRKFDLPTPGRLEGEATEATVKEIKMSDRASRILTALGGKENIKAIDACITRIRLSVDDESIVDEPALKRAGATGVMKLGGGNLQVVVGTEAELIVEEMKKVL